In Camelina sativa cultivar DH55 chromosome 17, Cs, whole genome shotgun sequence, the genomic stretch aatttaataatattttattaattccaatatgttctctttataactcatctagtgtataaccacattatatagtatttcaaacttttttaattttacatattcataatatttaaaatttttattaagtttatatatatatattataatatttaaataaatgtcaatcgaagttcttcttacattaagaatcaaaactcataggttttgataaacaaaattggaatcaaattgttgttttctttgtttgtaaaggattcagatatagaatatcttcaaaacacaacaaaatacGTGGTTacatatatcatagtttatatttccatattgattgctgttatttttttagttggaatggaatgtaaaatatttaggaaacaaaatctgaattaatgttatttttggaaaaattttaggggttaatgctgtaaataatttttttaagtaaacaaaatcaaaaggcaTAACATAAAATGTACTTCagaaatgttaatatagatatattttttaaattaataaaatttaatttttgataatttatatttttagttaaaaataaaaattatacatatccatgaaaataaattaaaacatatttacatattttcaaataattaatatgaattttattttaaatttatttattttaatatttttaaatttaatttgtttgtaactgatttttttttagaattttagttaattatattaaattaatttagtattatatttagttaaatttagtttaattttaattactatatgtagttatatttttatttaagtaacttctattttgatcatatttaatttatcaatttttagttttttttgtcgttATGTTATTCGTTTGTCTGTCGCTGGATCCAGCAACCAGTTTCAGTGACTGATCGTTGATGATCGCTAAAAATTTTAACGACTGAAAATTATGATCGTTGATCACTGTCGATAGTCGCTGTGACTGGTCGCTAAACTAGCGACAGACAAACAAACAACTTTCTGTCGCTGTTGTTGGTTTCTGTCGTTGTTGTTGGTTTCTGTCGCTGGCGATAGGCAAATGAATAGGCCcttagtttattattttttttttttgttagtattgcctaattccaaaacaaaaaaatgggtttagactttagaagaaaaaatatttatgttctcCAGAGAACCGTttaatataaccaaattaaaccgatAACATTGTCAAAACTGCTAACCATGTGGGTTTGAAGATTTAAACATAACCAAACCTTTTCACTTTGGTTAGGGTTTAAGAGAACAGAgaatgttgtgttttttttttttttttttNNNNNNNNNNNNNNNNNNNNNNNNNNNNNNNNNNNNNNNNNNNNNNNNNNNNNNNNNNNNNNNNNNNNNNNNNNNNNNNNNNNNNNNNNNNNNNNNNNNNNNNNNNNNNNNNNNNNNNNNNNNNNNNNNNNNNNNNNNNNNNNNNNNNNNNNNNNNNNNNNNNNNNNNNNNNNNNNNNNNNNNNNNNNNNNNNNNNNNNNNNNNNNNNNNNNNNNNNNNNNNNNNNNNNNNNNNNNNNNNNNNNNNNNNNNNNNNNNNNNNNNNNNNNNNNNNNNNNNNNNNNNNNNNNNNNNNNNNNNNNNNNNNNNNNNNNNNNNNNNNNNNNNNNNNNNNNNNNNNNNNNNNNNNNNNNNNNNNNNNNNNNNNNNNNNNNNNNNNNNNNNNNNNNNNNNNNNNNNNNNNNNNNNNNNNNNNNNNNNNNNNNNNNNNNNNNNNNNNNNNNNNNNNNNNNNNNNNNNNNNNNNNNNNNNNNNNNNNNNNNNNNNNNNNNNNNNNNNNNNNNNNNNNNNNNNNNNNNNNNNNNNNNNNNNNNNNNNNNNNNNNNNNNNNNNNNNTCATCGGAGTTCGCCGACTCTGTAGCCAAGGATGATTCAAAACGCGTAAGTTCActcatctctttgtttcttgatccaattcaatttagggttttttggaGTTATTCCATTTTTCTGACTATAAATCTATCTCCTTTCCTTTCAGGGTCCTCTCAAACCTGGGCTTTACCTCGTCGGAACTCCAATCGGAAACCTCGAAGATATCACTTTACGGTACTCTTTCAATTTCTGAAGCTTTGCGTTATTTGTAAGTGTGATTTCTAATTCTTGAATCAATTTGTTTGGAACAATGGTTAGTGCGATTCGTGTATTGAGATCTGCGGATGTGATTCTCTCTGAGGACACTAGACACTCTGGGAAGTTGCTTCAGTATTACAATATTAAAGCTCAGCTTGTAAGTTGCTTCTATATATGGAAGTAGTCTGTCTCTTTGGTGgtggtgttttttgtttttatcaatgTGATGTTATTGAATTTATGAGGTTTAGGTTTGTAGCTTAGTTATCACAAGTTCAACGAGGCCCTGAGAGAGCAAGCGGTGTTGACACGGTTGAAACAAGGTGAGATTGTTGCTCTTATCAGCGATGCAGGGACACCTGGCATTAGTGATCCTGGTACTCAACTTGTGAGTGTCCTTCATTTGCTCTGATTATACTAGTGTCTATTGATCATCTTTCATTTAAAtggaaaatatgagaaaacattTGTTATCATCTTATCTCAGGCAAAAATATGTGTGAAAGAAAATATAGATGTGATCCCAATCCCTGGGGCTTGTGCTGTAGTTTCTGCTCTTTCTGCCTCTGGTTTGGAGACTGATGAGTTCACATTCGGTAATTTCCCTCATCTTATATTTTGTGTCCTCTCAGAAATCTTGGTCAAGCTGAtataaagttattaattttCGAACAACTTGGTTTTTACAGTTGGATTTCTTCCGAAGCATTCTGGAACAAGGAAGGAGAGGCTGTTAGTTTCATCAAATGAGACAAGAACACAGATCTTTTATGTTCCCCCTCATAAGTTGTCACAGTTTCTTGAAGAAACAACCCCTTACTTTGGTGAATTAAGGTTTGTTGTATCATTGTATGTTTCAAGCGAGTTATTGTAACATCTGCTGAATGAATTGATACCAATGCGTATCcactttgttttctctcttttccgtTGGTCCTTATTGTTGATTAATACCTAATGATATAAGACTCTCTCAATGCAATTATCATTGCCAAAATGAggcgataattttttttatcttcaacTGTTAGTAGATAGGAGCCAGTCCTATGCCAGCCTAATCCTGAAATATGTTTTGTGGTGCAGG encodes the following:
- the LOC104759791 gene encoding uncharacterized protein LOC104759791, with product SSEFADSVAKDDSKRGPLKPGLYLVGTPIGNLEDITLRAIRVLRSADVILSEDTRHSGKLLQYYNIKAQLLSYHKFNEALREQAVLTRLKQGEIVALISDAGTPGISDPGTQLAKICVKENIDVIPIPGACAVVSALSASGLETDEFTFVGFLPKHSGTRKERLLVSSNETRTQIFYVPPHKLSQFLEETTPYFGELRQCVIAREITKLHEEFWRGSIGEAKQEFLSRQPKGEITLLIEGKEETKAENPTDSQLEEELRGLISDGYSLSTAVKMVAERTSMRKKEVYSLALKKFGKETHVEDEANESK